One genomic segment of Hevea brasiliensis isolate MT/VB/25A 57/8 chromosome 3, ASM3005281v1, whole genome shotgun sequence includes these proteins:
- the LOC110652047 gene encoding OVARIAN TUMOR DOMAIN-containing deubiquitinating enzyme 4, translating into MIVCSPITTCARNAVYLSGHVQHMGSTVLNLVSRGQSTSCCFCFSPTHSRGNYARLSVSKTSSPSVNSFHTLHRSCFGSASSKQSGSCQSFTVKGLFNARGPLKRHFNISLAYQNLNLRLSMSKRGMLSKIKSNVGSVSWSQECASAGLIFGLLVCHSSSEPTHAEAAAEKKDEEDDSDLPYVKLSHGKKVYTDYSITGIPGDGRCLFRSVAHGAYLRAGKPAPSEGLQRELADDLRARVADEFIKRRQETEWFVEGDFDTYVAHMRKPHVWGGEPELFMASHVLKMPITVYMYDENAGGLLSIAEYGQEYGKDNPIRVLYHGFGHYDALQIPGRKGGRSKL; encoded by the exons ATGATAGTTTGTTCTCCTATCACTACATGTGCAAGAAATGCTGTCTACCTGAGTGGGCATGTTCAACATATGGGTAGCACTGTTTTGAATTTGGTGTCCAGAGGACAATCCACTTCATGTTGTTTTTGTTTCTCCCCTACACATTCTAGGGGAAATTATGCTCGCTTATCTGTCTCAAAGACCTCTAGTCCATCTGTTAATAGTTTTCACACATTGCATAGAAGCTGTTTTGGGTCTGCCTCATCCAAGCAGAGTGGCAGTTGCCAATCGTTTACTGTGAAAGGTTTATTCAATGCTAGAGGTCCTTTAAAGAGACACTTCAATATTTCACTAGCATATCAAAATTTGAACTTGAGACTTTCAATGTCAAAACGAGGAATGCTGTCCAAAATTAAGAGTAATGTGGGATCTGTATCTTGGTCACAAGAATGTGCTTCAGCTGGCTTAATTTTTGGTCTCTTGGTTTGTCATTCAAGttctgagccaacacatgctgaAGCAGCTGCAGAGAAGAAGGATGAAGAGGATGACTCTGACTTGCCATATGTTAAATTGTCGCATGGGAAGAAAGTCTATACTGACTATTCCATTACTG GAATACCAGGAGATGGAAGGTGTTTGTTCCGCTCTGTGGCTCATGGGGCTTATTTACGTGCTGGAAAACCAGCTCCAAGTGAAGGTCTTCAGAGAGAATTAGCTGATGACTTGCGGGCTAGA GTTGCTGATGAGTTTATCAAGAGGAGGCAAGAGACAGAATG GTTTGTGGAAGGTGATTTTGACACCTATGTGGCACATATGAGGAAGCCACATGTATGGGGGGGTGAGCCTGAGTTGTTCATGGCTTCACATGTTCTGAa GATGCCAATAACTGTTTACATGTATGACGAGAATGCTGGTGGGCTTTTATCTATTGCTGAGTATGGTCAAGAATATGGCAAGGACAATCCAATTCGAGTTCTATATCATGGTTTTGGTCATTATGATGCATTACAGATTCCTGGAAGGAAAGGTGGGAGATCAAAACTCTAA
- the LOC110652048 gene encoding protein cornichon homolog 1 isoform X1, which translates to MVLDLVFWLLSLLANFGLLAMVFHELLCLTDLEADHMNPFEATASINKWILPEFVLQGVICILFLLTGHWVMFLMAAPLTIYHVMLFMKREHLIDVTEVFRNLNSQKKFRLIKLGIYLIFFAILMFRIIAGSLSIYSSEDIDFHSSFLTL; encoded by the exons AtggtgttggacttggttttctGGCTTCTCTCTTTACTTGCGAACTTTGGCCTCCTCGCTATGGTCTTTCACGAG CTTTTGTGCTTAACGGACTTGGAGGCTGACCATATGAATCCCTTCGAAGCAACAGCTTCCATTAACAAGTGGATTCTGCCTGAGTTTGTGTTGCAAGGGGTTATCTGCATTCTCTTCCTTTTGACAGGACACTGGGTTATGTTTCTCATGGCAGCACCCCTTACTATCTATCATGTGATGCT GTTTATGAAACGAGAGCATCTTATTGATGTCACTGAAGTTTTCAGAAATCTTAATTCTCAGAAGAAGTTTAGACTGATCAAGCTTGGTATCTACTTGATTTTCTTCGCCATTTTAATGTTCAG AATTATTGCAGGCAGCTTATCAATTTACAGCTCTGAAGATATAGACTTCCACTCCTCTTTTCTCACTTTATAG
- the LOC110652048 gene encoding protein cornichon homolog 1 isoform X2, protein MVLDLVFWLLSLLANFGLLAMVFHELLCLTDLEADHMNPFEATASINKWILPEFVLQGVICILFLLTGHWVMFLMAAPLTIYHVMLFMKREHLIDVTEVFRNLNSQKKFRLIKLGIYLIFFAILMFRITLNAFYILRNEDDE, encoded by the exons AtggtgttggacttggttttctGGCTTCTCTCTTTACTTGCGAACTTTGGCCTCCTCGCTATGGTCTTTCACGAG CTTTTGTGCTTAACGGACTTGGAGGCTGACCATATGAATCCCTTCGAAGCAACAGCTTCCATTAACAAGTGGATTCTGCCTGAGTTTGTGTTGCAAGGGGTTATCTGCATTCTCTTCCTTTTGACAGGACACTGGGTTATGTTTCTCATGGCAGCACCCCTTACTATCTATCATGTGATGCT GTTTATGAAACGAGAGCATCTTATTGATGTCACTGAAGTTTTCAGAAATCTTAATTCTCAGAAGAAGTTTAGACTGATCAAGCTTGGTATCTACTTGATTTTCTTCGCCATTTTAATGTTCAG GATTACATTGAATGCTTTCTACATTCTAAGAAATGAAGATGATGAGTGA